Proteins encoded together in one Carya illinoinensis cultivar Pawnee chromosome 3, C.illinoinensisPawnee_v1, whole genome shotgun sequence window:
- the LOC122302741 gene encoding ATPase family AAA domain-containing protein FIGL1: MAGNEEPKLISASPPLPSASSSTAKMVEQKNQQPEETCWRKQVDQNLKRLHSLLFGADLALERRDPSAALILGLRLLGFLDSQSRCDIDEAFINPIRREAAAKVDAARRSLIPESDRRAFDQAKSTPGSVFRTIEEIDIEKIKQSKYFRALLRHSNGKAVNELGDHVERHNKLSSTASKFMTQANSKSYMMRASNGLYKNFLSSKSNNPDDCLIVEKPHSHNIHTKGHGFSPSPKVEEEERVYGSNVGAKRAHREIISPVVDNSKSPSGNEEASPDASGNGFVTARAILKMDARQRQGLAGSPSASVSPQSDSNCANRGYGGKSYGFSRRGVRGSFVPPIKSSGGNVGNVASRIAGKCDDSLDDSTKRCLEMLCGPDGELPEKLRNLEPRLIEHISNEIMDRDPNVRWDDIAGLEHAKKCVTEMVIWPLLRPDIFKGCRSPGRGLLLFGPPGTGKTMIGKAIAGEAKATFFYISASSLTSKWIGEGEKLVRALFGVACCRQPAVIFVDEIDSLLSQRKSEGEHESSRRLKTQFLIEIEGFDSGSEQILLIGATNRPQELDEAARRRLTKRLYIPLPSSEARAWIIRNLLEKDGLFKLSKEEIDMICNLTEGYSGSDMKNLVKDASMGPLREALRQGIEITKLKKDDMRPVTLQDFENALQEVRPSVSLNELSTYDEWNKQFGSLSL, translated from the exons ATGGCGGGAAACGAGGAGCCCAAGTTAATTTCAGCTTCACCACCATTACCGTCTGCTTCGTCTTCGACAGCGAAGATGGTGGAACAGAAAAATCAGCAACCAGAAGAGACGTGCTGGAGGAAGCAAGTGGACCAGAACCTGAAGCGGCTTCACTCGCTTCTCTTCGGCGCCGATCTCGCCCTCGAGCGGCGTGATCCCTCTGCGGCTTTGATCCTTGGGCTCCGCCTTCTCGGCTTCCTCGACTCTCAATCTCGCTGCGATATCGATGAGGCTTTCATCAACCCCATCCGCCGTGAAGCCGCTGCGAAGGTCGATGCGGCTCGCCGCTCCCTCATTCCAGAATCTGATCG TCGAGCATTTGATCAAGCAAAGAGCACTCCAGGTTCTGTGTTTCGAACAATTGAAGAGATTGACATTGAGAAGATCAAGCAGTCCAAGTACTTTCGGGCTCTTCTTCGGCATTCTAATGGAAAAGCAGTGAATGAATTG GGAGATCATGTGGAGAGGCACAACAAGTTGAGTAGCACGGCTTCAAAATTCATGACACAAGCAAATTCGAAATCCTACATGATGAGGGCTAGTAATGGCTTATACAAGAATTTTTTAAGCTCCAAAAGCAACAACCCTGATGACTGCCTTATTGTGGAAAAGCCTCATTCACATAACATCCACACAAAAGGTCATGGCTTCTCACCTTCTCCAAAAgttgaagaggaagaaagagtTTATGGAAGTAACGTAGGGGCAAAACGTGCACATAGGGAAATTATTTCGCCTGTGGTAGATAATTCAAAGTCTCCATCTGGCAATGAAGAAGCTAGCCCCGATGCTTCTGGCAACGGGTTTGTTACAGCTCGAGCAATATTG AAAATGGATGCAAGGCAAAGACAGGGGTTAGCAGGATCACCAAGTGCTTCTGTCTCCCCCCAAAGTGATAGCAATTGTGCCAATAGAGGTTATGGTGGGAAATCATATGGTTTTTCACGCCGTGGTGTCCGTGGCAGTTTTGTTCCCCCTATCAAATCCAGTGGGGGCAATGTCGGGAATGTGGCTTCACGAATTGCTGGAAAGTGTGATGATTCATTGGATGACTCAACAAAGAGATG TTTAGAGATGCTATGTGGCCCTGATGGTGAGCTTCCAGAAAAATTAAGGAATTTGGAACCTCGTCTTATTGAACATATCAGTAATGAGATTATGGACAGGGATCCTAATGTTCGTTGGGATGATATCG CTGGTTTGGAGCATGCTAAAAAATGTGTGACCGAGATGGTCATATGGCCTCTATTACGTCCTGACATATTTAAAGGTTGTCGTTCTCCTGGAAGAGGCCTTCTTCTTTTTGGTCCACCT GGAACGGGAAAAACAATGATTGGGAAAGCCATAGCTGGAGAGGCGAAAGCAACATTTTTCTACATATCTGCCAGTTCATTAACTAGCAAGTGG ATTGGTGAGGGTGAAAAGCTAGTGAGGGCCCTTTTCGGAGTAGCCTGTTGTCGTCAGCCAGCTGTGATTTTTGTTGATGAAATTGATTCACTTCTTTCTCAG CGTAAGTCAGAAGGTGAACATGAATCAAGTAGACGACTTAAGACCCAGTTCCTCATTGAAATAGAAGGCTTTGACAGTGGCAGTGAGCAAATTCTGCTCATAG GAGCAACAAATCGACCCCAAGAACTTGATGAAGCAGCACGGAGGCGGCTCACTAAGAGACTTTATATCCCCCTACCTTCGTCAG aagCAAGAGCCTGGATCATACGCAATCTCTTAGAGAAGGACGGACTATTCAAGCTTTCAAAAGAGGAAATTGACATGATTTGTAATTTGACTGAAG gGTATTCAGGATCAGACATGAAAAACCTAGTGAAGGATGCATCTATGGGTCCACTTAGAGAGGCTCTGAGACAAGGCATAGAAATTACAAAGCTAAAAAAGGACGATATGCGGCCAGTAACGCTTCAG GACTTCGAGAACGCATTGCAAGAGGTAAGGCCCTCAGTTTCCTTGAATGAACTTAGTACTTATGATGAATGGAACAAGCAATTCGGAAGTTTATCACTCTAG